A genome region from Rhodanobacter thiooxydans includes the following:
- a CDS encoding response regulator transcription factor has product MRCLLIEDDLATAELVRHGLERAGHVVQACHEGDTGLRLALDGSWDVLVLDRMLPGGVDGLGVLAALRSHGIATPVIVLSALSSLDERVRGLRSGGDDYLGKPFAFDELLARIEALARRAVQRSEPDVIEIGDLRVDTRNRRVHRGTQAITLQPREYQLLEYLARHQGMVVTRRMLLTAVWGYHFDPETNVIDVQISRLRNKLDRDFPTPLIHTARGVGYTLRAE; this is encoded by the coding sequence ATGCGCTGCCTGCTGATCGAGGACGACCTGGCGACCGCCGAGCTGGTCCGCCATGGGCTGGAGCGGGCCGGCCACGTAGTGCAGGCATGCCACGAAGGCGATACCGGACTGCGCCTGGCGCTCGATGGCAGCTGGGATGTGCTGGTACTGGACCGCATGCTGCCCGGCGGCGTGGACGGCCTGGGCGTGCTTGCCGCCTTGCGCAGCCACGGCATCGCCACGCCGGTGATCGTGCTGAGCGCGCTGTCCAGCCTGGATGAGCGCGTGCGCGGCCTGCGCAGCGGCGGCGACGATTACCTGGGCAAGCCGTTCGCATTCGACGAGCTGCTGGCGCGGATCGAGGCGCTGGCGCGGCGCGCAGTGCAGCGCAGCGAACCGGACGTGATCGAGATCGGCGACCTGCGCGTGGATACCCGCAACCGGCGCGTGCATCGCGGCACCCAGGCGATCACGCTGCAGCCGCGCGAATACCAGCTGCTCGAATACCTGGCCCGCCACCAGGGCATGGTGGTCACCCGCCGGATGCTGCTCACCGCGGTGTGGGGTTACCACTTCGATCCGGAGACCAACGTCATCGACGTGCAGATAAGCCGGCTGCGCAACAAGCTGGACCGCGACTTTCCGACACCGCTGATCCACACCGCCCGTGGGGTCGGCTATACCCTGCGCGCCGAATGA
- a CDS encoding transcriptional repressor, translating to MTTAISTRPHPHHHHHHDDPRGFVAAVELASEKRGLRLTALRREVLELVAAADKPVKAYDLLDQLREKHGNAAPPTVYRALDFLLENGFIHKLESINAFVSCHHPAEAHQVPFLICDTCASAQEVCDERVAELIEAQAKAFGFRPQAQTLEVHGTCRHCRKG from the coding sequence TTGACGACTGCCATCTCCACCAGGCCGCACCCGCACCACCATCACCACCATGATGATCCCAGGGGTTTCGTGGCGGCGGTGGAACTCGCCAGCGAGAAGCGCGGCCTGCGCCTGACCGCGCTGCGGCGCGAGGTGCTGGAACTGGTTGCCGCTGCAGACAAGCCGGTCAAGGCCTACGACTTGCTCGACCAGCTGCGCGAGAAGCACGGCAACGCGGCGCCGCCCACGGTCTACCGCGCGCTAGATTTCCTGCTCGAGAACGGCTTCATCCACAAGCTGGAATCCATCAACGCGTTCGTCTCCTGCCACCACCCGGCTGAGGCGCACCAGGTGCCGTTCCTGATCTGCGATACCTGCGCCAGCGCCCAGGAGGTCTGCGACGAGCGGGTCGCCGAGCTGATCGAGGCGCAGGCGAAGGCGTTCGGTTTCCGTCCGCAGGCGCAGACGCTGGAAGTCCATGGCACCTGCCGGCATTGTCGCAAGGGATGA
- a CDS encoding MerC domain-containing protein, producing MDSEQANKIRWWHAADRVGATASFLCAIHCALLPFVIALLPLLGLEFLADHRFERVFVLFACVLASFVLVRGYRRHQRTLPLRLAAPGLALLLLGIIYIDGSTPVLHSVLVTFGGLLLAAAHFVNLRLDSRSNGAHVHGPQCAH from the coding sequence ATGGACTCCGAGCAGGCGAACAAAATCCGCTGGTGGCATGCCGCCGATCGCGTCGGTGCGACGGCATCTTTCCTGTGCGCGATCCACTGCGCGCTGCTGCCCTTCGTGATTGCGCTGCTGCCGCTGCTGGGCCTGGAATTCCTGGCCGACCATCGCTTCGAGCGCGTGTTCGTGCTGTTTGCCTGCGTGCTGGCCTCGTTCGTCCTGGTCCGCGGTTACCGCCGGCACCAGCGCACCCTGCCATTGCGGCTGGCGGCGCCGGGGCTGGCCCTGCTGCTGCTCGGCATCATCTATATCGACGGCTCCACGCCGGTCCTGCACAGCGTGCTGGTGACCTTTGGCGGCCTGCTGCTGGCCGCTGCGCATTTCGTCAATCTGCGGCTGGACAGCCGCAGCAACGGTGCGCACGTGCACGGCCCGCAGTGCGCGCACTGA
- a CDS encoding cation diffusion facilitator family transporter translates to MNTAHAHPHDHEHAHDSAVASDGRSRKLLFAFVLTVVMMAVEAAGGVWSGSLALLADAGHMVVDALALLLAVVGARMASRPADARRSYGYGRMEVLAGFVNALGQFVLVGWIVYEAVARLLHPGEILSGIMLAVAVAGLLVNALVLRTLHGHAHDDVNLAGASLHVLGDLLGSLAAVLAALAIRWFGWLWADPLLSLLISLLILGSAWRLLRMSAHILLEGVPDGMDSALVEASLRTADPGICDIHHLHVWQLASGSRMATVHAELHDRADGARALQAIKRMLLERFGIQHVTVQIDPGSCLDASDDCAGHGRR, encoded by the coding sequence ATGAACACCGCCCACGCCCACCCGCACGACCACGAACACGCGCACGATTCGGCGGTCGCGTCCGACGGACGCAGTCGCAAGCTGCTGTTCGCGTTCGTGCTAACCGTCGTGATGATGGCAGTCGAGGCGGCCGGTGGCGTGTGGTCTGGTTCGCTGGCCTTGCTGGCCGACGCGGGGCACATGGTGGTCGATGCGCTGGCCCTGCTGCTGGCGGTCGTTGGCGCGCGGATGGCGAGCAGGCCGGCCGACGCACGGCGCAGCTACGGCTATGGCCGGATGGAGGTGCTGGCTGGGTTCGTCAATGCGCTGGGCCAGTTCGTGCTGGTCGGCTGGATCGTCTACGAGGCCGTCGCGCGGCTGCTGCATCCCGGGGAGATCCTGTCTGGAATCATGCTGGCCGTGGCGGTCGCGGGGCTGCTGGTGAATGCGCTGGTGTTGCGTACCCTGCACGGACATGCGCACGACGACGTCAACCTGGCCGGCGCCAGCCTGCATGTGCTGGGTGACCTGCTCGGTTCGCTGGCGGCGGTGCTGGCGGCGCTGGCGATCCGCTGGTTCGGCTGGCTGTGGGCCGACCCGCTGCTGTCGCTGCTGATCTCGCTGCTGATCCTGGGCAGCGCGTGGCGCTTGCTGCGGATGTCGGCGCACATCCTGCTGGAGGGCGTGCCCGACGGCATGGACAGCGCGCTGGTGGAAGCGTCGCTGCGCACCGCCGACCCCGGCATCTGCGACATCCACCACCTGCACGTGTGGCAGCTCGCCTCGGGTTCGCGCATGGCCACCGTGCATGCCGAGCTGCATGATCGCGCCGATGGCGCGCGGGCCCTGCAGGCCATCAAGCGCATGCTGCTGGAGCGTTTCGGGATCCAGCACGTGACCGTGCAGATCGATCCCGGGAGTTGTCTCGATGCGAGCGACGACTGTGCCGGCCACGGCCGTCGCTGA
- a CDS encoding 30S ribosomal protein THX, with amino-acid sequence MGKGDRKTRRGKTYRGSYGNTRAHAVAPAVVGAKPTVTKPAAAKKAAPKKKSA; translated from the coding sequence ATGGGCAAGGGCGATCGCAAGACCCGTCGCGGCAAGACGTACCGTGGCAGCTATGGCAACACCCGCGCGCACGCCGTGGCGCCGGCCGTGGTGGGCGCCAAGCCGACCGTGACCAAGCCGGCCGCCGCCAAGAAAGCCGCGCCGAAGAAGAAATCGGCCTGA
- a CDS encoding glutaredoxin family protein, translating to MQVIIYGRDHCASCDKTKLLCQMKSITFQYHNVGSDISVDELRSKVGQRTTSLPQIFLAEGDTIRYVGGYDDLRSALQRMH from the coding sequence ATGCAAGTCATCATCTACGGTCGCGACCACTGCGCGAGCTGCGACAAGACCAAGCTGCTGTGCCAGATGAAATCCATCACCTTCCAGTACCACAACGTGGGCAGCGACATCAGCGTGGACGAGTTGCGCAGCAAGGTGGGCCAGCGCACCACCAGCCTGCCGCAGATCTTCCTGGCCGAAGGCGACACGATCCGCTACGTGGGCGGCTACGACGACTTGCGCAGCGCCCTGCAACGCATGCATTGA
- a CDS encoding ribonucleotide-diphosphate reductase subunit beta — protein sequence MTDNIFNYAKTDYAKPSLFLGQKPGLFDTINRHYPDIWRLYKAQKSLDWDENEFDYSSCNADFKSCSRATWEMMIKTLAWQWEADSVASRAIAPVLAPFITSSELWACWQRISDNEVIHAATYSEIVRNSFDDPGAIIEEILRVEQAHARLERVVKAFADGYRASHRYALGQLPDDQATYNTVFMTVVALFCMERIQFMASFAVTFAICDTGLFQPIGKAIQKIAQDELEIHAELDRAVLANELTTERGQTAFRTCRGEIEALIEEVVDSELTWIAYLFDEGRELVGMNPERLSAWTLYCAKDVYQTLGLTTTKYALPGANPLKYMEKWLNISKTQASPQEQDIAAYKVGVMRRTDKNLIFDADF from the coding sequence ATGACCGACAACATTTTCAACTACGCCAAGACCGACTACGCCAAGCCCTCGCTGTTCCTGGGCCAGAAGCCTGGCTTGTTCGACACCATCAACCGCCACTACCCCGACATCTGGCGCCTGTACAAGGCACAGAAATCGCTGGACTGGGACGAAAACGAGTTCGACTACTCCTCCTGCAACGCCGACTTCAAATCCTGCTCGCGCGCCACCTGGGAAATGATGATCAAGACCCTGGCCTGGCAATGGGAAGCCGACAGCGTGGCCTCGCGCGCCATCGCCCCGGTGCTGGCGCCCTTCATCACCTCCAGCGAGCTGTGGGCCTGCTGGCAGCGCATCTCCGATAACGAGGTGATCCACGCCGCCACCTATTCGGAGATCGTGCGCAACTCCTTCGACGACCCGGGCGCCATCATCGAGGAGATCCTGCGCGTGGAGCAGGCGCACGCGCGGCTGGAGCGCGTGGTCAAGGCCTTCGCCGACGGCTACCGCGCCTCGCACCGATACGCGCTGGGGCAGCTGCCCGACGACCAGGCCACCTACAACACCGTGTTCATGACGGTGGTGGCGCTGTTCTGCATGGAGCGCATCCAGTTCATGGCGAGCTTCGCCGTCACCTTCGCCATCTGCGACACCGGCCTGTTCCAGCCCATCGGCAAGGCGATCCAGAAAATCGCCCAGGACGAGCTGGAAATCCACGCCGAGCTGGATCGTGCCGTGCTGGCCAACGAGCTCACCACCGAACGCGGCCAGACCGCCTTCCGCACATGCCGCGGTGAGATCGAGGCGCTGATCGAGGAAGTGGTGGACAGTGAGCTCACCTGGATCGCCTACCTGTTCGACGAGGGCCGTGAGCTGGTCGGCATGAACCCCGAGCGCCTGTCGGCATGGACGCTGTACTGCGCCAAGGACGTCTACCAGACGCTGGGCCTGACCACCACGAAATACGCCCTGCCCGGCGCCAACCCGCTCAAGTACATGGAGAAGTGGCTGAACATCTCCAAGACCCAGGCCTCGCCGCAGGAACAGGACATCGCCGCCTACAAGGTAGGCGTGATGCGCCGCACCGACAAGAACCTGATCTTCGACGCCGACTTCTGA
- a CDS encoding ribonucleoside-diphosphate reductase subunit alpha produces the protein MLETIIKRDGRVEPFTPSKLNQWGEWAAQTLGDAVDWPSVVLEAVAGLSGTSSTRELQQQLIKTCLHFDTWSYNRMAGRLYATLIRKNLYGRDRPSVQALHRKLQQLGYMEVLDYSAAEYAQVEAIIDHERDFAYAHYQLHTHLTKYAIADRVNGVHHETPQFIYMRMAMALAADQPRARRMHDVERLYEHLSLNRINAPTPNHVNLGTPLRGYASCCLYTTGDNARSIAVGNHIANTMTYMSAGIGAHMQTRSLNDPVRGGVIRHQGKLPYYRALVAEVKSNLQNGRGGACTSYFSIFDPEVDALLRLKNPMSTADRKIRGMDYSWGGNRFFARKVALNEDVFLFNCYTAPDLQEALYSGDETRFEALYRKYEADTGFSKTFVSARELLITASNEWNETGRIYEHNIAEMNRHTPFKDTIYSSNLCSEIALPTAPYNHILELYAQHDISFVTFETEAGDTRRIEGGERIATARGELWPEDLAVGDVVDGARVKRIAQRSSPEVATCNLAGICVDNIDSEEQYAEVAYYALLMIDKCIHLAHYELPQVGVTSRRRLNAGVGILGLAHLMAKNRQRYTTPEGKAFIHAVAERHYYHLLRASLRLGQELGNAPWMHKTRWPEGWLPLDTCNGNIDKLGNFRMHYDWEALRAEIKANGGIRNSVLVAHMPTETSANASGTTNGLYPVRELTLIKTDNHRVNYWAAPEGDSIGEWYQSAWDIPARDLTEMYAIVQKWTDQGISADFYRRVIGDDCIESTEMIDNYLYRVKLGLKSKYYMNQKTSNGMQEIAATTATSAVDEKDSDCEACTL, from the coding sequence GGCGACGCGGTGGACTGGCCTTCGGTTGTGCTGGAAGCGGTGGCCGGTTTGTCCGGCACGTCCAGCACGCGCGAGCTGCAGCAACAACTCATCAAGACCTGCCTGCACTTCGACACCTGGTCGTACAACCGCATGGCCGGGCGGCTCTACGCCACCTTGATCCGCAAGAATCTGTACGGCCGCGACCGCCCCAGCGTGCAGGCGCTGCACCGCAAGCTGCAGCAGCTCGGCTACATGGAAGTACTGGATTACTCCGCGGCGGAATACGCGCAGGTGGAGGCGATCATCGACCACGAGCGCGACTTCGCCTATGCGCATTACCAGTTGCACACCCACCTCACCAAGTACGCCATTGCCGACCGCGTCAACGGCGTCCACCACGAGACGCCGCAGTTCATCTACATGCGCATGGCGATGGCGCTGGCGGCGGATCAGCCGCGCGCGCGCCGCATGCACGACGTGGAACGCCTCTACGAACACCTGTCGCTGAACCGCATCAACGCGCCCACGCCCAACCATGTGAACCTGGGCACGCCGCTGCGTGGTTACGCCAGCTGCTGCCTGTACACCACCGGCGACAACGCGCGCTCCATCGCGGTGGGCAACCACATCGCCAACACCATGACCTACATGTCCGCCGGCATCGGCGCGCACATGCAGACGCGCTCGCTGAACGACCCGGTGCGCGGCGGCGTGATCCGCCATCAGGGCAAGCTGCCGTATTACCGCGCCCTGGTGGCCGAGGTGAAATCCAACCTGCAGAACGGCCGCGGCGGCGCCTGCACCAGCTACTTCTCGATCTTCGACCCGGAAGTGGATGCTCTGCTGCGGCTGAAGAACCCGATGTCCACCGCCGACCGGAAGATCCGCGGCATGGACTACTCCTGGGGCGGCAACCGCTTCTTCGCGCGCAAGGTGGCCTTGAACGAGGACGTGTTCCTGTTCAACTGCTACACCGCGCCCGACCTGCAGGAGGCGCTGTACAGCGGCGATGAGACGCGCTTCGAGGCGCTGTACCGGAAGTACGAGGCGGACACGGGCTTCAGCAAGACCTTTGTCAGCGCGCGCGAACTGCTCATCACCGCCAGCAACGAATGGAACGAGACCGGGCGCATTTACGAGCACAACATCGCCGAGATGAACCGGCATACGCCGTTCAAGGACACCATCTACAGCTCCAACCTGTGCTCGGAAATCGCCCTGCCCACGGCACCGTACAACCACATCCTCGAACTGTATGCGCAGCACGACATCTCCTTCGTCACCTTCGAGACGGAGGCCGGCGACACGCGCCGCATCGAGGGCGGCGAGCGCATCGCCACCGCACGCGGCGAACTGTGGCCCGAGGATCTCGCCGTGGGCGACGTGGTCGATGGCGCCCGCGTCAAGCGCATCGCCCAGCGCTCCTCGCCCGAGGTGGCCACCTGCAACCTCGCCGGCATCTGCGTGGACAACATCGATTCGGAAGAGCAATACGCCGAAGTGGCCTATTACGCGCTGCTCATGATCGACAAATGCATCCACCTCGCGCACTACGAGCTGCCGCAGGTGGGCGTGACCTCGCGCCGGCGCCTGAATGCCGGCGTGGGCATCCTCGGCCTGGCCCACCTGATGGCGAAAAACCGCCAGCGCTACACGACGCCCGAAGGCAAGGCCTTCATCCACGCCGTGGCCGAGCGGCACTACTACCACCTCCTGCGCGCCAGCCTGCGGCTGGGCCAGGAACTGGGCAACGCGCCGTGGATGCACAAGACGCGCTGGCCCGAAGGCTGGCTGCCGCTGGACACCTGCAACGGCAACATCGACAAGCTCGGCAACTTCCGCATGCACTACGACTGGGAGGCGTTGCGCGCCGAGATCAAGGCCAATGGCGGCATCCGCAATTCGGTACTGGTGGCGCATATGCCCACCGAAACCAGCGCCAACGCCTCGGGCACCACCAACGGGCTCTATCCCGTGCGCGAGCTCACCCTCATCAAGACCGACAACCACCGGGTGAACTACTGGGCCGCGCCCGAGGGCGACAGCATCGGCGAGTGGTACCAGTCGGCCTGGGACATTCCCGCACGCGACCTCACCGAGATGTACGCCATCGTGCAGAAGTGGACCGACCAGGGCATCTCGGCCGACTTCTATCGCCGCGTAATCGGCGACGACTGCATCGAATCCACCGAGATGATCGATAACTACCTCTACCGCGTGAAGCTGGGGCTGAAGTCCAAGTACTACATGAACCAGAAGACCTCCAACGGCATGCAGGAGATCGCGGCAACCACCGCGACCAGCGCCGTCGACGAGAAGGACAGCGATTGCGAGGCATGCACTTTGTGA